In Mustela nigripes isolate SB6536 chromosome 12, MUSNIG.SB6536, whole genome shotgun sequence, one DNA window encodes the following:
- the THG1L gene encoding probable tRNA(His) guanylyltransferase isoform X2: MTKCAQTVMKELEDIVIAYGQSDEYSFVFKRKSNWFKRRASKFMTHVASQFASSYVFYWRDYFEDQPLLYPPGFDGRVIVYPSNQTLKDYLSWRQADCHINNLYNTVFWALVQQSGLTPVQAQERLQGTLAADKNEILFSEFNINYNNEPLMYRKGTVLIWQKVGEVTTKEVKLPAEMEGKKMAVTRTRTKPVPLYCDIIGDAFWKEHPEILDEDS, from the exons ATGACCAAATGTGCCCAGACTGTAATGAAAGAACTGGAGGATATCGTGATTGCATATGGACAGAGCGACGAGTACAGCTTTGTGTTCAAGCGCAAAAGCAATTGGTTTAAAAGAAGAGCCAG TAAGTTCATGACTCACGTGGCTTCCCAGTTTGCCTCCAGCTATGTGTTTTATTGGCGAGATTACTTTGAGGATCAGCCCCTTCTGTATCCCCCAGGCTTTGATGGAAGAGTCATAGTGTATCCTAGCAACCAGACCTTAAAGGACTACCTCAGTTGGCGGCAAGCAGATT GTCACATCAATAATCTGTATAATACAGTTTTCTGGGCACTTGTACAACAGTCTGGACTAACACCAGTACAAGCCCAAGAGAGATTACAG ggaACTCTTGCAGCAGACAAGAATGAGATTTTGTTTTCCGAATTCAACATCAACTACAATAATGAGCCACTGATGTATAGGAAAGGGACTGTGTTGATATGGCAGAAG GTGGGTGAAGTCACAACAAAAGAAGTTAAACTGCcagcagaaatggaaggaaaaaagatggCGGTGACCCGGACCAGGACAAAGCCAGTGCCTCTATATTGTGATATAATTGGGGATGCTTTTTGGAAGGAACATCCAGAGATCCTAGACGAAGACAGCTGA
- the THG1L gene encoding probable tRNA(His) guanylyltransferase isoform X4, translated as MDRATSTALCSSAKAIGLKEEPGFDGRVIVYPSNQTLKDYLSWRQADCHINNLYNTVFWALVQQSGLTPVQAQERLQGTLAADKNEILFSEFNINYNNEPLMYRKGTVLIWQKVGEVTTKEVKLPAEMEGKKMAVTRTRTKPVPLYCDIIGDAFWKEHPEILDEDS; from the exons ATGGACAGAGCGACGAGTACAGCTTTGTGTTCAAGCGCAAAAGCAATTGGTTTAAAAGAAGAGCCAG GCTTTGATGGAAGAGTCATAGTGTATCCTAGCAACCAGACCTTAAAGGACTACCTCAGTTGGCGGCAAGCAGATT GTCACATCAATAATCTGTATAATACAGTTTTCTGGGCACTTGTACAACAGTCTGGACTAACACCAGTACAAGCCCAAGAGAGATTACAG ggaACTCTTGCAGCAGACAAGAATGAGATTTTGTTTTCCGAATTCAACATCAACTACAATAATGAGCCACTGATGTATAGGAAAGGGACTGTGTTGATATGGCAGAAG GTGGGTGAAGTCACAACAAAAGAAGTTAAACTGCcagcagaaatggaaggaaaaaagatggCGGTGACCCGGACCAGGACAAAGCCAGTGCCTCTATATTGTGATATAATTGGGGATGCTTTTTGGAAGGAACATCCAGAGATCCTAGACGAAGACAGCTGA
- the LSM11 gene encoding U7 snRNA-associated Sm-like protein LSm11 produces MEERERGARSARAGSPARPPSPRLDVSSDSFDPLLALYAPRLPPIPYPNAPCFNNLAEYESFLRTGVRGGGRGRARSAAAGSGVPAAAAGPSARTRRRQDAPAPDPERIQRLRRLMVAKEEGDGAAGARRRGPGRSRKAPRNVLTRMPLHEGSPLGELHRCIREGVKVNVHIRTFKGLRGVCTGFLVAFDKFWNMALTDVDETYRKPVLGKAYERDSSLTLTRLFDRLKLQDSSKKEGDSKSAVEDSTLSRYSQTSTWKVASVWGRGDTDRGSRRRSRSVPSSLQASAREESRSEMSGRTTRTEGSSAGGTFSRATTLSRGQPRKKKRKPKVDYQQVFTRHINQIFIRGENVLLVHLAQ; encoded by the exons ATGGAGGAGCGGGAGCGGGGGGCGAGGTCGGCTCGCGCCGGGAGCCCCGCGCGCCCGCCGAGCCCGCGGCTGGATGTCAGCTCTGACAGCTTCGACCCTCTGCTGGCCCTGTACGCGCCTCGCCTGCCGCCCATCCCCTACCCCAACGCGCCCTGCTTCAACAACCTGGCCGAGTACGAGAGCTTCCTCAGGACCGGGGTCcggggcggcgggcgcgggcgggcgcGGAGCGCGGCCGCGGGCTCGGGGGTCCCCGCCGCCGCTGCCGGGCCCTCGGCCCGAACCCGCCGCCGCCAGGACGCCCCCGCTCCAGACCCCGAGCGCATCCAGCGCCTCCGTCGCCTCATGGTGGCCAAGGAGGAAGGGGACGGGGCCGCCGGGGCGCGCCGGCGGGGTCCGGGTCGGAGCAGGAAGGCGCCGCGCAATGTGCTCACGCGAATGCCCT TGCATGAAGGCAGCCCTCTGGGTGAGCTCCATCGTTGTATCCGGGAGGGAGTGAAAGTGAATGTTCACATCCGCACTTTCAAGGGTCTTCGGGGCGTCTGTACAGGCTTCCTCGTCGCCTTTGACAAGTTCTGGAATATG GCACTTACTGATGTGGATGAGACCTACCGAAAACCTGTTCTAGGCAAAGCATATGAGCGGGATTCTTCATTGACTCTAACTAGG CTGTTTGATCGCCTAAAACTTCAAGATTCTTCCAAAAAAGAAGGAGATTCTAAGTCTGCAGTTGAAGACTCTACTCTGTCCAGATATTCCCAGACGTCTACTTGGAAGGTGGCTTCAGTGTGGGGAAGAGGAGATACTGACCGGGGCTCACGCAGGCGTTCCCGCTCTGTTCCTTCTTCCCTGCAGGCATCTGCAAGGGAGGAGTCCAGGTCAGAGATGTCAGGGAGGACTACACGGACAGAAGGGTCAAGTGCGGGAGGTACCTTTTCCAGGGCCACCACCCTTTCCAGGGGCCAGCCCCGTAAGAAAAAGCGAAAGCCCAAAGTGGATTACCAGCAGGTATTCACTCGACACATAAATCAGATTTTCATTCGAGGCGAGAATGTCCTGCTGGTTCATCTTGCACAGTGA
- the THG1L gene encoding probable tRNA(His) guanylyltransferase isoform X1 — MWASCNVKVCNCWAATSVPLRRCLKLGATMAKSKFEYVRNFEADDTCLAHCWVVVRLDGRNFHRFAEKHNFAKPNDSRALHLMTKCAQTVMKELEDIVIAYGQSDEYSFVFKRKSNWFKRRASKFMTHVASQFASSYVFYWRDYFEDQPLLYPPGFDGRVIVYPSNQTLKDYLSWRQADCHINNLYNTVFWALVQQSGLTPVQAQERLQGTLAADKNEILFSEFNINYNNEPLMYRKGTVLIWQKVGEVTTKEVKLPAEMEGKKMAVTRTRTKPVPLYCDIIGDAFWKEHPEILDEDS, encoded by the exons ATGTGGGCGTCTTGCAACGTGAAAGTTTGCAATTGCTGGGCCGCGACTTCCGTCCCTCTGAGACGGTGTTTGAAGTTGGGGGCCACCATGGCAAAGAGCAAATTCGAGTACGTGCGGAACTTCGAGGCTGACGACACTTGCCTGGCCCACTGCTGGGTGGTGGTGCGGCTGGACGGCAGGAATTTCCACCG GTTTGCTGAGAAGCACAACTTTGCAAAACCCAATGACAGCCGCGCTCTCCACCTAATGACCAAATGTGCCCAGACTGTAATGAAAGAACTGGAGGATATCGTGATTGCATATGGACAGAGCGACGAGTACAGCTTTGTGTTCAAGCGCAAAAGCAATTGGTTTAAAAGAAGAGCCAG TAAGTTCATGACTCACGTGGCTTCCCAGTTTGCCTCCAGCTATGTGTTTTATTGGCGAGATTACTTTGAGGATCAGCCCCTTCTGTATCCCCCAGGCTTTGATGGAAGAGTCATAGTGTATCCTAGCAACCAGACCTTAAAGGACTACCTCAGTTGGCGGCAAGCAGATT GTCACATCAATAATCTGTATAATACAGTTTTCTGGGCACTTGTACAACAGTCTGGACTAACACCAGTACAAGCCCAAGAGAGATTACAG ggaACTCTTGCAGCAGACAAGAATGAGATTTTGTTTTCCGAATTCAACATCAACTACAATAATGAGCCACTGATGTATAGGAAAGGGACTGTGTTGATATGGCAGAAG GTGGGTGAAGTCACAACAAAAGAAGTTAAACTGCcagcagaaatggaaggaaaaaagatggCGGTGACCCGGACCAGGACAAAGCCAGTGCCTCTATATTGTGATATAATTGGGGATGCTTTTTGGAAGGAACATCCAGAGATCCTAGACGAAGACAGCTGA
- the THG1L gene encoding probable tRNA(His) guanylyltransferase isoform X3 has translation MTHVASQFASSYVFYWRDYFEDQPLLYPPGFDGRVIVYPSNQTLKDYLSWRQADCHINNLYNTVFWALVQQSGLTPVQAQERLQGTLAADKNEILFSEFNINYNNEPLMYRKGTVLIWQKVGEVTTKEVKLPAEMEGKKMAVTRTRTKPVPLYCDIIGDAFWKEHPEILDEDS, from the exons ATGACTCACGTGGCTTCCCAGTTTGCCTCCAGCTATGTGTTTTATTGGCGAGATTACTTTGAGGATCAGCCCCTTCTGTATCCCCCAGGCTTTGATGGAAGAGTCATAGTGTATCCTAGCAACCAGACCTTAAAGGACTACCTCAGTTGGCGGCAAGCAGATT GTCACATCAATAATCTGTATAATACAGTTTTCTGGGCACTTGTACAACAGTCTGGACTAACACCAGTACAAGCCCAAGAGAGATTACAG ggaACTCTTGCAGCAGACAAGAATGAGATTTTGTTTTCCGAATTCAACATCAACTACAATAATGAGCCACTGATGTATAGGAAAGGGACTGTGTTGATATGGCAGAAG GTGGGTGAAGTCACAACAAAAGAAGTTAAACTGCcagcagaaatggaaggaaaaaagatggCGGTGACCCGGACCAGGACAAAGCCAGTGCCTCTATATTGTGATATAATTGGGGATGCTTTTTGGAAGGAACATCCAGAGATCCTAGACGAAGACAGCTGA